From one Halothece sp. PCC 7418 genomic stretch:
- a CDS encoding photosystem II reaction center protein J, with amino-acid sequence MSGKIPLWIVATIAGLGIIAVVGIFFYGSYAGVGSAV; translated from the coding sequence ATGTCTGGGAAAATTCCCCTTTGGATTGTTGCCACTATCGCTGGCTTAGGAATTATTGCTGTTGTCGGTATCTTTTTCTACGGTTCTTATGCCGGCGTTGGTTCTGCCGTCTAG
- a CDS encoding photosynthesis system II assembly factor Ycf48, whose amino-acid sequence MSILLRNIKQIVLWSAIALLTVSCSQVPSTESNPWRVLENLPTEQTLLDIDFTGNPDQGWMVGNQATLLKTEDGGDTWQQEELQLGEEKLDFLSVSFKGEEGWIVGEPSILLHTTDGGENWSRIQLSEKLPGEPYSIIALGENSAEMTTNVGAIYQTNNGGKNWEALVEEAVGVARNISRSEDGKYVAVSARGNFYSTWTPGDQAWQPHERNTSRRVQNMGFTPDGRVWLLARGGQIQFTESEDFDSWQDPEYPEFSSGKGLLDIGYRNSDELWVSGGSGDLFLRSETEGVWKKDRDVQQVPGNFYRVKFFNPEKGFILGDRGTVLKYEGSVDAA is encoded by the coding sequence ATGAGTATTTTGTTAAGGAATATTAAGCAAATTGTCTTATGGAGCGCGATCGCGCTGCTGACGGTCAGTTGTAGTCAAGTCCCCTCCACAGAATCAAACCCGTGGCGAGTCTTGGAAAACTTACCCACAGAACAAACCCTTTTGGATATTGACTTTACTGGCAATCCAGACCAAGGTTGGATGGTAGGAAACCAAGCCACGCTGTTAAAAACAGAAGATGGGGGAGACACTTGGCAGCAAGAAGAATTACAACTGGGAGAGGAAAAATTAGATTTTCTCTCGGTGAGTTTTAAGGGTGAAGAAGGCTGGATTGTCGGTGAACCTTCGATTCTCCTTCATACCACAGATGGCGGAGAAAATTGGTCTCGCATTCAACTGAGTGAGAAATTACCAGGAGAACCGTATAGTATCATTGCCCTTGGGGAAAACTCTGCGGAGATGACCACTAATGTCGGTGCGATTTATCAAACCAACAATGGTGGCAAAAACTGGGAAGCCCTCGTGGAAGAAGCGGTTGGAGTCGCACGGAATATTTCTCGCTCTGAGGATGGGAAATATGTGGCGGTTTCGGCTCGCGGAAACTTCTATTCCACTTGGACACCTGGCGATCAAGCCTGGCAACCCCATGAACGCAATACCTCCCGCCGTGTCCAAAATATGGGCTTTACCCCAGACGGACGGGTGTGGTTACTCGCTCGGGGCGGTCAAATCCAGTTTACCGAATCGGAAGATTTTGACAGTTGGCAAGATCCCGAATATCCTGAATTTTCTAGTGGGAAAGGCTTACTGGATATTGGCTATCGCAACTCAGATGAACTCTGGGTTAGTGGCGGTAGTGGTGACTTATTCCTGCGCTCGGAAACCGAGGGCGTTTGGAAAAAAGACCGTGACGTGCAGCAAGTTCCTGGAAATTTTTATCGCGTGAAGTTCTTCAATCCTGAGAAAGGATTTATTCTCGGCGATCGCGGGACTGTGCTTAAATATGAAGGGTCGGTGGATGCTGCGTAA
- a CDS encoding tetratricopeptide repeat protein, protein MQDNLLLLYLSLLVLLLAGAGFFLFRQIWKTRSKENRISKLQKLAKNKEATAKDYYELASLYLDKKLYVQATKILQQALKFKDIEPENRALIYNAMGYAYFTQEQSDLAIRQYKEAIKLYPEYVVALNNLANAYEQKKLIAQAIEVYEEALQYEPENKTAKRQLERLNKRFVKEPKTEEKTSKE, encoded by the coding sequence ATGCAAGACAATCTTCTTCTTTTATATTTATCACTCTTAGTTTTACTTTTAGCGGGGGCGGGTTTCTTTCTCTTTCGTCAAATCTGGAAAACCCGCAGTAAAGAAAATCGTATTTCTAAATTGCAGAAATTAGCGAAAAATAAAGAAGCAACGGCTAAAGATTACTATGAATTAGCAAGCCTTTATTTAGACAAAAAATTATATGTTCAAGCGACAAAAATATTACAGCAAGCTCTCAAATTCAAAGATATTGAACCCGAAAATCGAGCGTTAATTTATAATGCCATGGGTTATGCTTACTTTACACAAGAACAATCGGATTTAGCGATTCGTCAGTATAAAGAAGCGATTAAACTTTATCCTGAATATGTGGTTGCTCTGAATAATTTAGCGAATGCTTATGAACAGAAGAAATTAATTGCACAAGCGATTGAAGTGTATGAAGAAGCCCTGCAATATGAGCCTGAAAATAAAACCGCAAAACGGCAACTCGAAAGACTCAATAAACGGTTTGTGAAAGAACCAAAAACGGAAGAAAAAACCTCAAAAGAATAA
- a CDS encoding photosystem II reaction center protein L: protein MVDRNQNPNKQPVELNRTSLYLGLLLVFVLGILFSSYFFN from the coding sequence ATGGTAGATCGCAATCAAAACCCTAATAAACAACCGGTTGAACTGAATCGGACTTCCCTGTACTTAGGGCTTTTACTCGTTTTTGTCTTGGGAATTTTATTCTCAAGCTACTTCTTTAACTAA
- a CDS encoding transporter substrate-binding domain-containing protein produces the protein MRQVNSVSWGSRVLNLGSRLLIAGVLSFLPLRATAAELAEIEARGHLTIAVKDNLRPLGFEDAQGNLKGFEIDLARRLAQEIVGDPNAVRLQPVMNRDRLDVVLIGEVDLTIAHVSQTSARSRLVTFSPHYYLNRIALVTKDPNLNVLSEVKQGKIAVLNQSSAIAEVRFRLPQAQLIGVNSYQEALSLLEAGEAVAFAGDETVLAGWIQDYPQYNLLSERMGGEALAVVMPKGLQYSPLHQLVNETIRQLKQSGWLQQKAEEWGLSYQ, from the coding sequence AAATTTAGGATCGCGGTTGCTGATAGCGGGTGTGCTGTCTTTTCTCCCCCTCCGCGCAACAGCAGCAGAATTAGCAGAAATTGAGGCGAGAGGACATCTTACCATAGCGGTTAAGGATAACCTCCGTCCGTTGGGATTTGAAGATGCACAGGGCAATTTAAAGGGGTTTGAGATTGATTTAGCGCGACGATTAGCCCAAGAAATTGTTGGCGATCCCAATGCGGTGCGTTTACAACCTGTGATGAATCGGGATCGTTTAGATGTCGTATTAATAGGAGAGGTAGATTTAACGATCGCGCACGTCAGTCAAACCTCAGCGCGATCGCGCCTTGTTACCTTTAGCCCGCATTATTATCTCAATCGCATTGCATTGGTTACAAAAGACCCCAATCTGAATGTTTTAAGTGAGGTCAAGCAAGGAAAAATAGCCGTTTTAAATCAATCCAGCGCGATCGCGGAAGTGAGATTTCGTCTCCCCCAAGCCCAACTCATCGGCGTTAACTCTTATCAAGAAGCCCTTTCTCTTCTCGAAGCAGGAGAAGCTGTTGCATTTGCAGGAGATGAGACCGTTTTGGCAGGATGGATTCAAGACTATCCTCAGTATAATTTACTCTCAGAACGAATGGGTGGCGAAGCCCTAGCGGTGGTCATGCCTAAAGGTTTACAATATTCTCCCTTGCACCAACTTGTCAATGAAACCATTCGTCAGTTAAAGCAATCGGGATGGTTGCAACAAAAAGCTGAAGAATGGGGACTCAGTTATCAGTGA
- the psbF gene encoding cytochrome b559 subunit beta: MTTNRPNEPVTYPIFTVRWLAVHTLAVPSVFFLGAIAAMQFIQR; encoded by the coding sequence ATGACGACCAATCGTCCCAATGAACCCGTAACTTATCCCATTTTTACCGTCCGTTGGTTAGCCGTTCATACCTTAGCTGTGCCTAGCGTTTTCTTTTTAGGCGCGATCGCAGCGATGCAGTTTATTCAAAGATAG
- a CDS encoding rubredoxin — protein sequence MTEPTEEQPLPKTEKTLAETAPSRYECRSCGYVYEPNKGDSSQNIPAGTTFEELPSQWRCPVCGARRNVFTDVGAVDAPSGFQENLSYGFGVNQLTPRQKNLLIFGALALGFLMFMSFYGLG from the coding sequence ATGACTGAGCCTACTGAAGAACAACCTCTCCCTAAAACAGAAAAAACCCTCGCGGAAACTGCACCATCGCGCTATGAGTGTCGCAGTTGTGGTTATGTCTATGAACCGAATAAAGGGGATAGTAGTCAAAACATTCCCGCCGGAACAACCTTTGAAGAATTACCCTCCCAATGGCGTTGTCCCGTATGTGGGGCGAGACGCAATGTCTTTACTGATGTGGGGGCTGTTGACGCGCCATCAGGCTTCCAAGAAAACCTTTCTTACGGTTTCGGTGTCAATCAGTTAACGCCCAGACAGAAAAATCTTCTGATTTTTGGAGCTCTAGCTTTGGGATTTTTAATGTTTATGAGTTTTTATGGTCTCGGTTAA
- a CDS encoding bifunctional 4-hydroxy-2-oxoglutarate aldolase/2-dehydro-3-deoxy-phosphogluconate aldolase: MAENWLEIVKQEQVIAVIRAFPKAVGKQLAQAMEKGGIRLIEITWNSDQPEQLIPELRAEMPDCIIGTGTILNEEELNRAIALGVQFIFTPHVNPQLIATANAHNIPIIPGALSPTEIITAWQAGATAVKVFPAQAVGGVNYIKSLQGPLGKIPLIPTGGVTLENAQGFLDAGATAVGLSSQLFPKSLISAENWDAITQRALNLKQTLSFREAL, encoded by the coding sequence ATGGCAGAAAATTGGCTAGAAATAGTCAAACAAGAACAGGTAATTGCTGTGATTCGGGCGTTTCCAAAAGCAGTCGGGAAACAGTTGGCGCAAGCAATGGAAAAAGGGGGGATTCGTTTAATTGAAATTACTTGGAATAGTGATCAACCAGAACAATTAATCCCAGAATTACGGGCTGAAATGCCTGATTGTATCATTGGGACAGGGACGATTTTAAATGAAGAGGAATTAAACCGCGCGATCGCGCTCGGAGTACAATTTATCTTCACTCCTCACGTCAACCCTCAATTGATCGCCACAGCAAACGCCCATAACATTCCCATCATCCCAGGTGCATTATCTCCCACCGAAATTATCACGGCTTGGCAAGCAGGGGCAACCGCAGTTAAAGTCTTTCCCGCACAAGCAGTCGGCGGAGTGAATTATATTAAAAGCCTACAGGGTCCTTTAGGAAAAATTCCCCTTATTCCCACAGGTGGCGTTACCCTAGAAAATGCTCAAGGCTTTCTAGATGCTGGAGCGACAGCAGTTGGCTTATCCTCCCAATTATTTCCGAAATCATTAATCAGCGCCGAAAATTGGGACGCAATTACACAACGAGCCTTAAACTTAAAACAAACCTTATCCTTTAGGGAGGCTCTCTGA
- the psbE gene encoding cytochrome b559 subunit alpha encodes MAGDTGERPFGDIITSVRYWVIHSITIPMLFIAGWLFVQTGLAYDAFGTPRPDEYFTKQRQELPIISDRFQAREEVEEFNK; translated from the coding sequence ATGGCAGGAGATACAGGTGAACGTCCCTTTGGGGATATTATTACTAGCGTTCGGTATTGGGTGATTCATAGCATTACCATCCCCATGTTATTTATCGCGGGTTGGTTATTTGTCCAAACGGGTTTAGCCTATGATGCGTTTGGAACTCCCCGCCCTGATGAGTATTTCACCAAGCAACGTCAAGAATTACCGATCATTAGTGATCGCTTTCAAGCAAGAGAAGAAGTCGAAGAATTTAATAAGTAA